Genomic DNA from Carassius gibelio isolate Cgi1373 ecotype wild population from Czech Republic chromosome B14, carGib1.2-hapl.c, whole genome shotgun sequence:
ATCTGCATCCGTGACAGTTATCAAACCAACCGTCCCATACAAAGGTAGGTTCTCAGGCACATAGAAGTTGTACTCAGGATGGGTAAAGGCTGGACTGTTATCATTTTGGTCTTGGACTATTAGCTTGACCGTGACATTGCTTTGAAGAGGGGTAGAACCATTATCCCTGGCAATGACTGTGAATGAATACTTCTCCTGCTTCTCCCTATCTAGCCTTTTGACAACAGAAAGGATTCCAGAACGGGGATCTATATTAAACCCATCAGGAGCATCTGGGCCAAGAGTATAAATAATAAGGGCATTAGAACCACTATCTGCATCTGTTGCACTGATTTTTATCAACTGTGTGCCCGGATCATTGTTTTCTGGAATGGACAGCTGGATTTCAGGCTGAGGGAAAACTGGGATGTTGTCATTCTCATCCTTTATTTTAATCAGGACCATTGCAGAAGTGTTCAGAGGTGGTTTCCCAGAGTCAGATGCAACTATCCTAATTGCATACTCTCGAGTGGTCTCGTAATCTAAAGGTGCGGCCGTTTCGAGCAAAAACTGGTCATTGAAGACTGGCTTTAGTCGGAAAGGTACATCATGATCAGTGTAACAAGTCACTTTACCGTTGAGATCTGCATCTCTGTCTGTCACAGTAATTAGGGCTATTTTTGTGTTAAGGGGGGCATTTTCAGACAACAGCACAGTGCCATTAACGAGATTCATTATATAACGGGTATCTATGGAGGGGACGTTGTCATTAATGTCTGTGACATTGACTGTAACTGTAGCCCTTGAAGGGGTAGAGCTTCCATCACTGGCCAGCACTATAAGCTTGTGCACCGGGTTGACTTCCCTGTCCAATGGCTGCTTGATGGTAATCAGTCCAGTTGTGCTGTCAATAGCAAAATGTCGTTTGGTGGCAGGGGAGATTTGGTTGCTGAAGGAGAAGTGAATCTGAGCATTGGATCCCAGATCAGCATCTGTGGCATGAAGGTGAGTGACAGATGTTCCCATTGGGGCATTTTCAGGAACGTTTACCTCCACCTCGCTGTCCTTGAACACCGGCCGATTGTCATTCACATCTGAGACAGTGACCTGCAGAATGGCTGTGCTGGACTTTGGAGGGCTGCCACCATCCTCTACTTTAATTTTCATCACAAAGGTGTCCTTTGTCTCCCGATCGAGGCTCTGCTGGACTATGAGTTGGGGCCATTTGTCTCCTTCAGGCGTCTCGATGATGTCCAGGCCAAATTCGCTCACActctggaaaataaaaaagtagcaGTCTTGTAAACTGTTTGCAGTATATTTGACCATGAGAAGTACATCTTTAAAGTGTTCATTAAAATGCCAGTATGAGAACACCTCCCCTTGATGTTTATACTTGAACTAAAAATCACATGCATGGTGCAGTTTTCTTGTTGTTTCAGTTGTTgctaatattgttgttgttgttgttgttattgtgccTATTACTAGATCTTCTTTTTAATGTATGTGGGAATGTTTGTAATGATAATCTCTCAGACAGAACtcacagatgtaaaaaaaaaaaaaagagaaaaagaaatacaaatactaATGTGTTTTAACCAGTCATTCATTCTGGCTTTCAACAGATGTTGGCTTTATCTCCAGCATTAAACCTTGGGGTTAAAGTTCTTTAATCCTATGAGAAAATGCACAAGGTCTTCAAAATATTGACTTGAAAAGCCTGTCCGGGGGATATGATCCTATAAAGCAAACATTGGATCCCCACACGGCAAACAGATCCATTTAGCACCTGAAAACTAAACTATGCACCGTAAATGATGAACTGAGCACAGTTTCTCTGCCCAAAGTGTATAGGACTAAGATGTGCTAAAAGATGTCTGTTTGAGAGGCAATTACCATGTGTAATTCCATATTTACTTGAGTAAGCATTAATCGATGTACATATTCCTGTCTGAAATACTTCAGCAAGCCTTTTATTGacccttatgaaaaaaaaaaaaattcttcactgACCTTTGCTGACTCCTTAATAAGCGTGCTTcgtttacattttcttaaaaaaatgtaaaaaaccatTTGCCTGACTGACAGAAAATTGCAGTTTTATCATTCAGAAAAAACATTTTCTAGCAACCAAAGTGTTACAAAGTCACACTGCATCTCATAGCaatacaatattaaaacattGAGTTCTAGCCTTATCCCCTGGTGTATTCCGCTTTGCTGCACACAACTTATTGTTTTACCCAACTAGCAAGACTCTGATTTAGTATATGGAAGTCAGCTTGTGGATTTCAAGTTCATACGTGAAGAAAGACGCTAAAAAAGAGATAAGCTTCCATTCTAAATATATTGCAAGACCACCACAGATTATAGAAAAGGGAAGAAtcttaacataaaaaaagatttctcCCAGTAAGAAGCACAATCTAGGCAACAGCAAAGCCTgaggaaaatgaaaacaaatgcatATGTAATCCCCCTGAGAATCCAGCTATGACTGTTTAAAATAATTGCCCTCCTACCGAAACTAGCCCTAATATTTGTGATTACAGATCAGGCTACATGGTACGGCAAAATATCACGCGTAATCTATAATTCCGTGGTTGGCAAGTGAGGGAGACAGGGGAACAGTGCCTGAATGAGAGTCAAGCACATTTGTGAAACAAAGAGGCTCTTTGAAGCTCTTTCAGTCAAAAACATTTCATGCTAGAACTAGAAAAGGCAACTTCCTTAAGAGATAAGCCTCCTGCTTCACATAAAGCTGGGAAAGATTACTCTGTCTAGGCACATATTTCAAATGTGATTACGATACATATATGCATTTCCCATGCTATGGGGGATCTTGACTCATTTAGTCTGGTACTAACAAACCACTCTCTATGGGCACACAACATGCAGCCACAAATTATCTACAATGGCAAATGACAATTTATGTTTTAGGCTGACAAAGTAAGCTTTtcacatgctaaaatcatgtaaCATCCCCCTTTGGTGGATCTTGGCACAATTTTGTGACCATCTGTGGTACTACCAACACATgcaaataacacacacatcaaaaCGCATCCAAGTACATAATTagcattaaaacagaaaagttataaaaataacaatttggaTGCCTACATGCAGAACagcttttttctttattaaacagTCAACACAACTGAACAAAGGTGACTGCCGTGAAGATGTACAGTTAATGTAACAATCAGCACAAAAATCTGTTTCTTGTACTTTTGGTTATGACAAATGTGGGTTACAATttatcagttacaaatgcatgcatGTGATCTATGATTGTTTCGTAATTATACAGGGAGAAAAAACATGGATTAGTTAATGTGTCTATGAGGCCCATTGAAAATAAGGCTAGGGAATTCTGATAATCTTCAGACAGACTCCGGTAGAGTAAAAAGAACATGAATCACAGGCCCAAGGGAAGTGAcaaatgtctgaaaataatacagGTAGTGCATAAGAATCTGCATATTCATACCAACTGACCCATAGAGCATTATGAGGGACACATGGGATGAATCTATTTTGTTCAATTTAAGACTGACAGGAGATGAAACCGGGTGTAAGGCAAAGCCAAAAAAAACTTGCTTAAACTGAACCCAATTGTCTGGTGCAATCAAGAAATATATGCAAAAGCGAATGTCGGTTATAAATAACCCAAAGAGAGCggtattttaacagtaaaatattaaGTATCAGTGGGCATCATTTTGCATAGTTCAACCCCAGAGTTTCTCTCAGCTTTGCAGACTGGCTGAAGTATCTGCTGTATGAATCAATGAGATGACCTTCTACAGCAATGAACTCAGTATCAACAACCGAGAAACTGAATATCTCAGACCCTTGCACCATTGTATTGTGTTGGAACAATGTATGGACTGTTAAATACATATAATGcaacatataaatacataaatatcacACTTACACTAAATTGTCTGTGAATGTTGTcacctgaaaatattttttttttgattcattaCCAATTATAATCAGATCTAAGCCTTTTGCTGTCACCTGGGTGAAACTTTAGCTGAACAATCTGCCAGAAATTAGGCACAAATTAAAACAGGAACCAACTGACAGGTAGTAATGTGATAACAATCTCCTACCATTTCCCCATTTTCACATAAATCAGTTTCACCTTATCCACTCATCCTTAAACTGAATGCACTTTTTCTGATTCTCAAGAGAGTGAAATTCCAAAACGTTTGGTTTAATGAGCATCTCATaaactaattattttaattaatattatttactttatatactgTAAGAGTTTCCTGGGAAACAAACCTTATGTGAGAAGTGTCAGCACCTTCAACTCAACTTCAGGCACAACAATTACTTTGTTCTAAGAAGATTATATATTTTTCGAGAATCATTCGCAAGCCTTTGTGGTGCAATATTCATGGAAACTCTTTATGACATGTTTCTTGTCAGCCCTTGATCATTAATACATCATTCGACTGGCTCTTCTCGTTGTCTTGAAGTGAAATAACTGGAGAAGTGAGAAGTGAGAAGTGagagcttaaaaaaataaaataaaatcacactttGGATGAATTATTTAAACTGAGCTAGTTTCTCTTCTAAGCTAGTTTCAAATCGGAATCAGACACAGATGAAAACCAAAATACTCATGAATTATTGAAATGAAATGGTAACGGCTTTAATGCTGACCTTGACTCCCCCAAAATAAGAAATCCAACGGAGACTTTGCTGCAATGAAAGTCCTTTCGAAAGATCTAAAATGTGGCGAAGATCTAAAACGACAATGCTGGCGGTCTCGGGtgattaaaaacacacaaacagcttcAAAAGGAGAGAAACGGCTTTCTTAATGTGAGGTTAGAGTGCTTAAATGGCAGGGTAAAAATAACAATGAGTTGGGTGGAACCCACAACAGAAAAGTCGATATCCTCATCCCATGAGCCTGATCTGATCCACATGCCTCCAGATAGGACTTGTAAAGAGGTTCTCTTTAAGTGATAAAATCTCTTCTAATGGAAAGCACTCCTCCAGCCATGCATGGTATTACTTTCTGTAGGCTGACCTTGATAGTGTCCAGAGGTGCTTCTGTGCATCGTTCCAGGTGACCTGGCAACACTAATGCTGATGGAACAATTAATATGGCACCGCAATTAAAACCGGGGAAGGCAATAACGGCCCTCTGTGTCATAAGCGAGGGCTTCCTCCTCAGGGGACATGACTGGAATGAGTAAAGAGAAGAAGAGGGATTGCTATCAGAGCTCTTTCAAAGCTATGCGCACAGCAGCTGTGGCCCACAATGCTAATCGCGCAGCTCCATGCTGACGGTGAGCTGGTCTAAACCATTACTGTGTGGGAGCTTCAGCGATTCGAACTCTCACAGGACCATGCGAACGCAGTCCAAGAGGTGGATTCATGGCCAGATGCTGTTTATGGGATGCTTTCAACAACCTCAGAGGATGAAACATATCCTCCCTTTCCATTTCTGTTTACTTAGACCTAGCCTCACCAAACTCACATGCATGATTCATACAAAGAGACACTACACTTGCAGGCGAAGAACAAATGAAATCATCTGAAAGGCAACAGAGCctttacatagttattgtaattgtaTGAGGAAACGCACTGGTCATTTTCCAAGCACAGACAATCGAGAGAGACGCAGCAGCTtggcgcagagagagagagagagagagagagagagagagagagagactctttaaaaatgcaaattgGTAACTTAATCAGACATGAAAAGCAAGGATTCGGCTAATTCTCAAAAGAAAAGGTACAAATTACTCTTTCACACTTTAATGACAGTCTTGGGCTCTTTGTTTCACACTGTATTTGAATTTCACGCTGtatttgaattttaattaaaatacagggCGACCTTTCTGGGGAATACTAGTTCATTCAGTGAACTGCACTACGCCGTAATCTTCCACATTGTGACTGACAGCCCAGATGCATGCAAGTGTGCTTAGTGACTTTTTACCACTTCTGGGGTTAATGGGTCTTCTGACACTggaaaaaatgctaaattaaatacataagcAATGTATCtgctactgtatatattttaatagcatgcATACCATTATCCTACTTTTCAGTTGGAGCGGACTATATTAATCCTCTGAGAATATTACGCTAGTTTCTCAGAAGACATCAATTCGAAGAAAGAACCATTCTCCCCATTGTTCATATCTATCTTGGTGCAATTAACAACTTACCTTACACAAAACAGAGGAAATTACTTTTAAAACCTTGAgccaattattatttattgttatttgtaattttttttattgcttactGTGCTATTTTTATTCTGGATATCAAGGGCCCATTAAATGGCGGTGTCATTTAATAAATCACAGCTAAACGTTGAACTCACCTTGACTAGCTCGTAGTGTTGAATCCCATTGATCCCTATATCAGGGTCAAATGCGGAAGGGACAGGGTAGCGGCTGTTGATTGCTGTGTTTTCTGGAATGGAGATGTTGATAACCGTCGATTGAAAGAGTGGGGCATTGTCGTTGATGTCTTCGATGAGGAAACGGATCTTGACCAGTCGGAAAATCTCATCTGGTAGCACGGCGACCTCGATCTCGTAAAAGCAGCGCTTCTCGGTGAAGACTCCGGAACAGAGTTTCTCACGGTCGATGCGGTTGGCTGTGGTGAAAATCTCTCCTGTGCTTGCTTCTACCTTGACCAAAGGCACATCACCCGTCTTGTAGACAGGTTTAAACTGCAGCGCAGAAGACAGCTTGATGTCCGGATCTAGGTTCAAGTTTAGGTCTTTGCGCAGGTTTCCGATGCGCACATTCTCCGGCTGTTCCTCTTTTATGGTGTAGTCCTTCTCTTGAGCCCGGCACATCAAGAACAGGCAGGTGAGCAAAACCACCAGAACATGGGCCTCACTTGCCAAGTCCATACTCAGAGTAGGTGCTGCACTCTCTTCAAAGATCTGCAAGGTCTGCTAGAGGAAGATaagtggggaaaaaagaaagATGGTCACTCTTTGGGGGAgcattttagattattttatagAGTAAAAAGATTAGTTAgaccaatataacaattattttcaCCATTATTtacttccaaacctgtatgactttcgtTTATGCAAAAGAAAATCCTGGTTGCTCGTCatccatgcaattacaataatGGAGACTGAGGTTTTAAGTCTTTATCGATGTGCATGGGAGTAGTAATGTGATCAGATCTTTTCAAAATAATCACAAAACTGCCACTGGACTGGTTTAGTTCTCAAGTACTCATTGTGAGTCAACAAAGCGAATCAGACAACTAGATTACTACCAGACGTATTAGTGAACAGTTCACAAGTGGGGAGTATACTGTAGTGCATATGGACTACTTTTTTCCCCTTTAGTATCTTTGTCTTTcaagtaaaaatatctaaacatctaaaaacaagacagaaaaagacaaaaagataCTTGTTTTCATTGAAATCTCAAACTAGTGAagtttttgtgaaaatgaaaGGGAAAAACACTATTTGCCAATGGGGTAAAAAGAAACTACAcagaaaatagatttttatatgttccaatgaagaaagtcagttgtacaggtttggaacaacatggggttgAGTAAATGACAACTTTAACCACTTTATCACACAAAAGGAAAAAGACACTGTTTTAACAAGAggatttattgtttaaattgtcAAATGCTACCAAATACAACATACAATTGCATTAGAGAGGCTCTCCAGATTTCATCCTGCGCATAATGGACTCTTGTATGCCATTGGCAACACTCAACAGAGCTAAAATGCATGATATCAGATTACAGTATGTTGATATTCTGAGCAGCCAAGATGTAACTGTAGTGCAAGTAAGAGTTTTATGATTTAAAGTTTAAGAATAAAGACATGAGTCCCAAATGACTGTCAATATCCCTCAGAAGAATAGGACAAAGCCATAATTCAAAAGCACCAAGACATGATTTATGAATCAGCATTTCACTGTTTGTTGCCAACTTGCTCGATGGCCACACAAATCCTGTCAGGGCATTACATAAATAAAAGTAGCCAGAGGGCTGAGGCTTTCACAATGTGCCAACAACTCAACTAGGTCACAGAGAACTAGTGGGGGAGATGCCTAACACTTCCAGACTCTGGGTTTTGTTAGTTTACAGAACTGTCCACGCAGTGCTATTTCTGTTTAAATGTAGTGCCCTTCACCTTAACCACATCAATAACTCCAAACTAAAAGAGTTTGACTTTCTTTTCAAATCAAAGTGATTGTAATAATATACAACTAGATcattaataaaagtttaatttttattaaactttcttTTTAGGAGTAGGCGTATCCAATATAACTTCAGCAAATTAATTACTCAAATATAGCACGTTACTAGAGCGACAAAGGGAAATTACAGCTCACggcataatgtttttgaaatgggATATCCTGGAAATACTGTTAACAATGACTACCCATTTGTCAAGTCATTAATGTGTAATTCGCATGTGCCAAAAGgatgtttgtttaaaaacaaagccGAACGCAGCAGAGATACACGATCATGTACCTTGAAGATTCACTTCACACATCAAAAATTCATCACAAAGGCTGAtttctttaaacacacacagctGAAGGCCCCAATTCTTTAGCCGCTCCAGTCTCAGCTGTCACAAGATGCTCTGTTTTTCACAGTGAACACTTCGGCTGGACTGTAGGGACTCATTAAAGGTTTGTTGGGCAGACGAGCACCACTCAGAGTATTTACATGACAGTGATCAATGGCTAGCTTACTATCTGCACATATTCTCAGACTGTTACGTTCTTCTTTGAAGAAAGTAGTGAAAAATGATTTGGTTTGCTTTTGAAGATTGCACCATTTTTGAGTCGGCGAGAGCAAAGCAATTACAATTCACCTACTGTACTCTGATAAGCCCGAAAGAGTCCAAGGTATCCGACAATGCATAATGAAGAGGACTTACTGGCTAAGGTGCTCATTGCAGAATAGTGCAGAAAATATATGAAAAGATGATCTACGTCTAAATAACTGCAACTGACACTAGCCGTGACGCGCAATAAGGGCGACGGGTCTCTCGTTCTGCAGTTTACCGTCAACAATAACGAATCACACCATCCTGGGGAGCGAGAGAACGCTGATGAACCTGTATAACCCAAAATAGCACCAAACAGTGTTGACAGTATAAGCTCCAGCTCTCAGTAAGTGATGTCTGGCATTTTGTATGGAGCTCTGCTACCCAGGGACGTGGTGCTGGGATTAGAAAATTCCACACGGGAGCCCACATGTCACTCCTCCCCATATTTAGGACAGTTTATGTTGTTGCGAAAACTCACAGAGCCATTTTCAGATTTACTCCTGGGAGCGATTCTTTCAAAACTATACTCTGAATTCGCAAAGCATTGAGTTTCAACTTTCCCAATCTTTGGAAACTTGCAGCTTGAGAGTGAACAGAGAGAATTAGCTGGGGGAAATGGTGCTCATGGGTATCGGTGTGACTTCCTCCCTGCCTGCGCAGGGTTCCAGTGATCTATTCCGAGCAGCGGACCATGCATTCCAGGGAGTATGCAAAAGCCGTCCTTCCCTCCGGAGCCTGGAGTGAGCAGCACACAGACTTTGGAGTGATTTACGTGACAACGTGATGGACAGGCCTGCCTGTTTTTTGATTTTTGAGCTCAGCTGTCAAGGAAGAAAATAATTCTACATGTCAACCATGAGTTCACGCTGAATCTCTGTCTATATGAATCGGCAGGAACCGAATGCTGCAGAGGTGGAAAAAATCGATACGATTCAACCTACCAATTGGGCATCAGATTAAAACGATCCAATTTAATACAAAcggtaattaaagcaaaatgacatTTCGAATAATGATTAAAGCCGCTTATGGAATCTAAACTGGGACAACTGCCTGAAGCGTGTCACTTAACTCGCTCTTAGCAGAAGCATCGCTCTCTTTATCAGTTTAAAGAAACCCCGTGTATGCATGATTCTTTGACATTTTGATGTCTTGTTTGAGTTCGCCCTCCACCTTTTGCCATCGGCAGCTTGAGACCCATAACCCCCCTGCCAGCTGTTCGCCAGCCTACCTGCTGTCCTTCTTGTGTTGTCAGGATGTCAGGCTTTTCATCAACAGAAaacttgttttttaataatttattcaggCTTTATGTTTCAGGAAGGCATCCTTTTTCATCTAATAGGTGGTAATGAAAAacatctgttattattattaaacatgaataaCACTTTTATTGTTGTGTTGTTGTTCTACAACATCACTATTGTATTTTCATGTTTCTTAATTAATTGCTCACATGTACCTGAAAAGGCTAGACTGTTGTGCCATTTAAAGTTAGGATCCTTTTGAAACACACAGACCGACTTTGAGTAGCTTTGATGGCGACTACACTGATCCTAAGAACCAATGATCAATTGAATGATCAATAGGGAGGTATTAACATACCAAACAGGCTGCCAGCTGCAACGGATAAACAGATGTAGCAAAAGTGATGGAGTCGATTTAGGTCCGTCAGCAAAGATTATGCATCCAAACAGTCATGTCTGCCATTTATCAATTTATCAAAGTTTCCATGTGGTCAGATGACAAAATAACAGCCAAGAAAGAACAGAGAGTGATTTTGTTTGCATAAAATGGTGCGCCATGAATCATGGTTGAGATTTTTGCTAATTTGAATCATAAATCATCATAGAAAACTTGATTTAATTCTTTAGACCAACACCAGGCAATTTATTGTGGGCACTTTCAGTGGAACGACATGTCAGTTGTTGATATATCATTCtcccaaattgattttatatggACAAACATTGCAAAGTGTATAACATGCCAATGAAACTCTAAATCTTAAAGGCTGGTTTTTGGTCTGTGATGCACCATTCGTCTTCACTCTTCCCCTCTGAATTTTGcctttaataaataatgtattaagtCTGTAAGTTATGAATGACAGGAATTAAAGCACAGGGGGATTTCACAAATGAAGGATAACATTTATTACAGGCTTTAAGATGACAGACATATATGCTTGCATCACTCCTTTTCCACTACACATTTTAGGATTTATGTAGCGTATTCAGagtacttataaaaaaaaaaactatgtgtcaatatttttatttcaaagcacataataaatgaaaaaagtgttTAAACAAATTTCATTAATCTCACCTTGCTCTAAAACCCAAACATAGATTGTAAATTGTTGAAATGTAAAAAGAAGAGAGAAATAATTGAATATATGTATTGATAGTATGCTATAATAATCTTAAATGTTGAAGGTggtaattcatgttttttttttttctctctctctcactgaaatgcaaggaaagataaataaatgaataaaaccacCAATAGAGGGCACTGGAGTGGCCACAATGTGATGAACATAATTAATATAGTATAAATAACCATTTATATTAATGGTTACATAGTTGGAATGAAAACTCTTATTCTAATTATCAGATAATGCAAGATCACTCTGTATAGTATATTAGCACACTGTATCAAGTGTAACCA
This window encodes:
- the LOC127971146 gene encoding protocadherin-11 X-linked-like, with translation MDLASEAHVLVVLLTCLFLMCRAQEKDYTIKEEQPENVRIGNLRKDLNLNLDPDIKLSSALQFKPVYKTGDVPLVKVEASTGEIFTTANRIDREKLCSGVFTEKRCFYEIEVAVLPDEIFRLVKIRFLIEDINDNAPLFQSTVINISIPENTAINSRYPVPSAFDPDIGINGIQHYELVKSVSEFGLDIIETPEGDKWPQLIVQQSLDRETKDTFVMKIKVEDGGSPPKSSTAILQVTVSDVNDNRPVFKDSEVEVNVPENAPMGTSVTHLHATDADLGSNAQIHFSFSNQISPATKRHFAIDSTTGLITIKQPLDREVNPVHKLIVLASDGSSTPSRATVTVNVTDINDNVPSIDTRYIMNLVNGTVLLSENAPLNTKIALITVTDRDADLNGKVTCYTDHDVPFRLKPVFNDQFLLETAAPLDYETTREYAIRIVASDSGKPPLNTSAMVLIKIKDENDNIPVFPQPEIQLSIPENNDPGTQLIKISATDADSGSNALIIYTLGPDAPDGFNIDPRSGILSVVKRLDREKQEKYSFTVIARDNGSTPLQSNVTVKLIVQDQNDNSPAFTHPEYNFYVPENLPLYGTVGLITVTDADAGDNAVVTLSIINGKDNFIIDPKTGVIKPNITFDREQQSSYTFVVKAVDAGQKQTTSYAKVTINVVDVNDNRPVFVIPSSNYSYDLVPSTTSPGSVVTRVFAIDNDTGMNAELQYSIIGGSPRGLFAIDKMTGNITLQEKIVAADQGLHRLVVKVKDLGQPESLHAIALVHLFVNDTVSNATFIQEQLRKSLETPLERNIGDNDVTPQTNGYVIVVIAIIAGTMTVILVIFVTALVRCRQTPRHKVVQKSKQSGEWVSPNQEGRQIKKKKKKKKRSPKSLLLNFVTIEEPKSDDPTHEHINGTLDLPVELEEQTMGKYNWATTPTTFKPDSPDLAKHYKSASPQPTFQIKPETPVAPKKHHVIQELPLDNTFVVGCDSLSKCSSSSSDPYSVSECSCQGGFKAPGQIHTRQVIHNFLSLTTRCSSSHLYCPSDRKM